The Raphanus sativus cultivar WK10039 chromosome 2, ASM80110v3, whole genome shotgun sequence genome includes a region encoding these proteins:
- the LOC108841487 gene encoding zinc finger protein GIS2, with translation MQSQSGHLDKYPKNKIKLSLFSLLSSLFSLLSLQTHYSCHIKMKTHDFMNVESFSPKVRPIRLFGFEFGTSHEESESSESINEVNTTSNTKDKRFKCNYCYRKFPTSQALGGHQNAHKRERQQTKRFHLHSNAAAFFHRNKYHFDASRFFEDHVSLEAARISDARLGLLRRYNNSSKSCDHDHTSYQTRPTYGGNSRRDLFYESKTNVTDHVSLDLRL, from the coding sequence ATGCAAAGCCAGAGTGGGCACTTAGACAAGtacccaaaaaataaaataaaactttctctcttctctcttctctcttctctcttctctcttcttagCCTTCAAACTCACTACTCTTGCCATATCAAAATGAAGACTCATGACTTCATGAACGTTGAGTCTTTCTCCCCCAAGGTTAGACCGATTCGCCTTTTCGGCTTCGAGTTTGGAACTTCTCATGAAGAATCTGAGTCCAGTGAAAGCATCAACGAAGTCAATACCACTAGCAATACCAAAGACAAGAGATTCAAGTGCAACTACTGCTACCGAAAGTTTCCTACTTCACAAGCCCTAGGCGGCCATCAGAACGCTCACAAGAGAGAACGTCAACAAACCAAACGCTTCCACCTCCATTCAAACGCAGCCGCTTTTTTCCACCGCAACAAATACCACTTTGATGCTTCTAGGTTCTTTGAGGATCATGTTAGCCTTGAAGCTGCTCGCATCAGTGATGCAAGATTAGGGTTGTTGCGTAGGTATAATAACTCATCAAAAAGTTGTGATCATGATCATACATCTTACCAGACTAGACCGACGTATGGTGGTAATAGCAGGCGTGATTTATTTTACGAGTCCAAAACGAATGTAACGGACCACGTGAGTTTGGATCTACGCCtctag
- the LOC108841488 gene encoding kinesin-like protein KIN-7L, chloroplastic produces the protein MAPRQVPKSKKSGSSSKLKAAASSPASSTASSPILYQETSLDTHSSPTSSSVRSKPHYTGGRVPQSASQSKENVTVTVRFRPLSPREIRRGEEIAWYADGETIVRNEHTQSIAYAYDRVFGPTTTTRQVYDVSAQHVVNGAMEGTNGTIFAYGVTSSGKTHTMHGDQRSPGIIPLAVKDAFDIIQETPRREFLLRVSYLEIYNEVVNDLLNPVGQNLRIREDEQGAFIEGIKEEVVLSPAHALSLIAAGEEHRHIGSTSFNLLSSRSHTMFTLTIESSPLGGNNESEAVHLSQLNLIDLAGSESSKAGTSGLRRKEGSYINKSLLTLGTVISKLTDRKASHVPFRDSKLTRLLQSSLSGHGRVSLICTVTPASSCTEETHNTLKFAHRAKHIEIQAAQNKIIDEKSLIKKYQNEIRQLKEELEQLKQGIKPVSQLKDISEDNIVLLKQKLEEEEDAKAALMSRIQRLTKLILVSAKTPQTSRVSHRVVPRRRHSFGQEELAYLPYKRRDLMDEENLELYVSGESNPEIIDDAFREEKKTRKHGLLNWLKLKKKDNSLGESSISDKSSAVKSNSTLSTPQRDGTNFHTESKLSVGSPLADQRLEPGEDIESLEDSSHEIETPEARRRTIDQMDILREQQKILSEEMALQSKSFKQLSEEATKAPQNEEIKAEIINLNDDIKAKNDQIAELGKQILDFVMTSHDALDKSDIVQAVSEMRAQLNEKSFELEVKAADNRIIQEQLNQRTCECEALQEEVSNLKQQLSDALELGDMRSTASHMQQSSEAQNKIQEKVIQAQAFEIEELKLKAAELSELKEELELRNQKLAEESSYAKELASAAAVELKALSEEVTRLMNRNERLAGDLAAANKNSVTPRGGNTGNPRNGRKESPLVKRKEQDSSLMELKRELSMIKEREVSFEAALFEKVQREAELQRTIEESKEREAYLENELANMWVLVAKLRRSQGDNSDISVSETRQTDHFGT, from the exons ATGGCTCCCAGACAAGTACCAAAGTCAAAAAAATCTGGGTCTAGTAGTAAGTTAAAGGCTGCTGCTAGTTCCCCTGCTTCTTCAACAGCCTCCTCTCCCATACTTTATCAAGAAACATCCCTCGATACCCATAGCTCCCCTACTTCTTCCTCTGTTCGAAGCAAGCCTCACTATACAGGAGGAAGGGTGCCGCAATCTGCTTCCCAGTCCAAAGAAAACGTCACTGTGACTGTTCGTTTTCGTCCACTCAG TCCAAGGGAAATCCGCCGAGGGGAGGAGATTGCATGGTATGCAGATGGGGAAACAATTGTGCGGAATGAGCATACTCAATCCATCGCTTACGCCTATG ATCGTGTTTTTGGGCCTACAACAACAACACGCCAGGTCTATGATGTTTCTGCTCAGCATGTCGTTAATGGTGCTATGGAGGGAACCAATG GGACAATATTTGCATACGGAGTGACAAGCAGTGGAAAAACTCACACTATGCAT GGTGATCAAAGATCTCCTGGTATTATCCCATTAGCCGTGAAAGATGCTTTCGACATTATACAAGAG acaCCAAGGCGAGAATTTCTCCTACGTGTTTCATACTTGGAAATTTATAATGAG GTTGTCAATGATTTACTGAACCCAGTGGGGCAAAATTTGAGGATCAGAGAAGATGAGCAG GGAGCTTTTATTGAGGGGATTAAAGAAGAAGTTGTGCTATCCCCTGCTCATGCGCTTTCTCTTATAGCAGCTGGAGAAG AGCACCGACATATTGGATCCACAAGTTTTAATTTGCTCAGCAGCCGGAGCCATACAATGTTTACACTG ACCATAGAGAGTAGTCCCTTGGGTGGCAATAATGAAAGTGAAGCTGTACATCTCTCGCAGCTG AACCTCATTGATCTGGCAGGTTCCGAGAGCTCAAAGGCTGGAACCAGTGGTCTAAGACGCAAGGAAGGGTcttatattaataaaagtttgcTGACTTTAGGGACG GTAATATCAAAGCTAACAGATAGGAAGGCTAGTCACGTGCCATTTAGGGACTCTAAATTAACCAGGCTGCTTCAGTCCTCGTTGAGTGGTCATGGACGTGTATCT CTCATATGTACAGTGACTCCTGCATCAAGCTGCACCGAAGAAACACACAACACACTAAAATTTGCCCATCGTGCAAAGCATATCGAAATTCAAGCCGCACAGAACAAG ATAATTGATGAGAAATCATTGATCAAGAAGTACCAAAACGAGATTCGCCAACTCAAGGAGGAGCTAGAGCAGCTTAAACAAGGAATTAAACCAGTTTCTCAGCTTAAGGACATTAGCGAAGATAATATTGTTCTTCTGAAGCAGAAA ctagaagaagaggaagatgctAAAGCAGCTCTCATGAGTCGAATCCAACGGCTGACAAAATTAATTCTCGTGTCTGCTAAAACTCCACAAACATCACGAGTTTCTCATCGCGTTGTTCCTCGAAGGAGACACTCATTTGGACAAGAGGAG CTTGCTTACCTACCATACAAGAGGCGGGATTTGATGGATGAAGAGAACCTTGAACTCTATGTTTCTGGTGAATCTAATCCTGAGATTATAGATGATGCATttagagaagaaaagaagaccAGGAAGCATGGACTACTTAATTGGTTGAAACTTAAG AAAAAGGACAACAGTTTAGGGGAATCAAGCATCAGCGACAAGTCGAGTGCGGTCAAGTCTAACAGTACACTGTCAACTCCTCAAAGGGACGGCACTAATTTCCATACAGAATCGAAACTTTCAGTAGGCTCACCATTAGCGGATCAACGCTTAGAGCCTGGGGAAGATATAGAATCCCTTGAAGACAGTTCCCATGAGATAGAGACACCTGAG GCTAGAAGAAGAACAATCGACCAGATGGATATACTGAGGGAACAGCAAAAGATTTTATCTGAGGAGATGGCGCTACAGTCAAAGTCTTTTAAACAGTTGTCAGAAGAGGCCACCAAAGCCCCTCAAAACGAAGAAATTAAA GCAGAGATTATAAACCTGAACGATGATATCAAGGCAAAGAACGACCAGATTGCTGAGCTGGGGAAACAAATTTTGGATTTTGTAATGACATCACATGATGCACTGGATAAGTCTGATATCGTGCAG GCTGTTTCTGAAATGAGGGCTCAACTAAATGAGAAGAGTTTTGAACTGGAG GTTAAAGCTGCAGATAATCGTATCATTCAGGAACAACTCAACCAAAGG ACATGTGAATGTGAAGCGTTGCAAGAAGAGGTTTCAAACCTAAAGCAGCAGCTCTCTGACGCCCTAGAACTTGGAGATATGAGATCGACCGCAAGCCACATGCAACAATCTTCTGAAGCCCAAAACAAAATTCAGGAGAAGGTCAtacaagcgcag GCATTTGAGATTGAAGAGCTCAAACTGAAAGCTGCGGAGCTAAGTGAGTTAAAGGAAGAACTAGAACTCCGAAACCAGAAACTTGCTGAAGAGAGCTCATATGCGAAAGAGCTTGCTTCAGCGGCTGCAGTTGAGCTCAAGGCATTGTCTGAGGAAGTAACAAGGCTCATGAATCGCAACGAGAGGCTGGCAGGTGATCTGGCAGCAGCTAATAAGAACTCTGTTACACCACGAGGAGGCAATACAGGGAACCCGAGGAATGGAAGGAAAGAGAGTCCTCTTGTAAAGAGGAAAGAGCAAGACAGCTCGCTGATGGAACTGAAGAGAGAGCTTAGCATGATCAAAGAACGTGAAGTTTCATTTGAAGCTGCTCTCTTTGAGAAAGTTCAAAGAGAAGCAGAGCTGCAAAGAACAATAGAAGAGTCTAAAGAAAGAGAAGCGTATCTGGAGAACGAACTTGCTAATATGTGGGTTCTTGTTGCCAAGCTGAGGAGATCACAAGGAGATAATTCAGATATCTCAGTGTCGGAGACTCGACAAACCGATCATTTTGGGACTTAA